Below is a genomic region from Balneola sp. MJW-20.
TGACATCTCTCCGGTCACGCCGCTGGGACAAATGTTGTCGGCAGTGATCATGATCTTTGGTTACGGGATCATCGCCGTACCTACGGGCATTGTTACCGTGGAGCTGGGTCGGACTGATCCCAGACGTAATCATACGACCGAAGTATGCCGGTATTGCTCCCGTGAGGGACATGCTCCTGATGCCGTTTACTGCAAATACTGCGGATCTAAGTTAAATCCTTAATTACTGAACAGAGGCGGATGTTTTTTGTGATGATCCGTCGCTTCCTGGTAGGCCTTGGCTACTCTCAATACACTGGCCTCGTCAAAGAGGTCGCCGGTAAAGGTTATACTGGTAGGGCGACCGTTATCCGTAAAACCGTTGGGGAGCACTACACTCGGATGTCCGGTCAGGTTCGTGATCAGCAGATTCGCATTTCCAAAGGCCGGGGTGACGTAGACATCCACCTTGCTGAGCAGCTCGGCCTCCATCTTCTGGATCAGCTCATAGCGTGCCCGGTTGGCGTTGATGTACTCTACCGCAGGGATAAACCGGGCCGCCCGGAAACTGTTTGGCCAGGCTCGTGGTGACTGCCACTTCATCATGTCATCTTCATTACTCAGTGTAAGCTGGTCAAAGGCAGCGGCACCTTCCGCGGTCAATATGATCCTTAGTGCGCCGGCATCGTATTCCGGTAATTCAATGGGGATCAGATCCACCCCCATATCCCGAAGTACGTCCAGCACTGCATTGTCTCTTTCCTTATTGTTGTAATCCCGGTCGAAGGCGGATTTCAAATAGCCGATCCTGAGACCTGACAGATCTGATTCAGTATTGTAATTAAATGGCTGATTGATGAGGGTTTGGTCGATCCCGTCCGGACCTTTGATAGCATTAAATACGATCGCCGCATCTTCCACACTTCGGGTGATCGGTCCGATCTTGTCCATCGTCCAGCTAAGAGCCATAGCTCCGGTACGGCTGACTCTGCCGTAAGAAGGCCGCAATCCTGTTGCTCCGTTTCTGGTGGATGGAGAGACTATCGATCCCAGGGTTTCAGTACCGATCGCAAAAGGGAAAAGACCCGCTGCGGTTCCCGATGCTGATCCTGCAGAGGACCCGCTGGATCCCTGCTCAAGGTCCCAGGGATTGTTGGTACGCCCGCCAAACCATATATCCCCGTAAGCCAGGGCACCGAGAGTGGTCTTGGCAATCAGGACAGCACCCGCCATATCCAGTTTTTTTATAACAGTGGCAGTCTCATCGATTACCTGATCTTTGTAAGGAGTTGCTCCCCAGGTAGTCTTGTAACCCTTAACCGCAAGCAGG
It encodes:
- a CDS encoding amidase, whose protein sequence is MKFSRILLFAGGILAGFILAFTLIQDKDAPITKEMVRNAASIIGLEFTEAERDTMTDALESTRSSLQSIREIELNNSIPPALVFNPVPVGKRFEFQQSRQVFDLSENVEMPDDRNELAFYTVAELSSLIRDRKITSVELTEFFLDRIDEYDDQLEAIITVTRERALEQAAQMDYELENGTYRGPLHGIPYGAKDLLAVKGYKTTWGATPYKDQVIDETATVIKKLDMAGAVLIAKTTLGALAYGDIWFGGRTNNPWDLEQGSSGSSAGSASGTAAGLFPFAIGTETLGSIVSPSTRNGATGLRPSYGRVSRTGAMALSWTMDKIGPITRSVEDAAIVFNAIKGPDGIDQTLINQPFNYNTESDLSGLRIGYLKSAFDRDYNNKERDNAVLDVLRDMGVDLIPIELPEYDAGALRIILTAEGAAAFDQLTLSNEDDMMKWQSPRAWPNSFRAARFIPAVEYINANRARYELIQKMEAELLSKVDVYVTPAFGNANLLITNLTGHPSVVLPNGFTDNGRPTSITFTGDLFDEASVLRVAKAYQEATDHHKKHPPLFSN